In Triticum aestivum cultivar Chinese Spring chromosome 5B, IWGSC CS RefSeq v2.1, whole genome shotgun sequence, the following proteins share a genomic window:
- the LOC123112962 gene encoding uncharacterized protein — protein MDMGAILRSATRLLEMAGGTHPHPDALGRLRRVLGATAAHCISNPIFTDSFKQMLDNFVGNFSNDTRKVDNLTARLQATRSPEGHHKGLRHGVSPTAQLAGLHGNDLFRALMALQLPVTAPPEFCLEATLAAQSLIVHDHLDLFIHLCEEATFNGDSTAVNEFNFMVFMDHINTLEKFMQEHIDLADAAATSRATTGQAK, from the coding sequence ATGGACATGGGGGCAATTTTGAGAAGCGCCACTCGTCTTCTTGAGATGGCCGGGGGCACCCACCCACATCCTGATGCTCTGGGACGCCTCCGACGGGTGCTGGGCGCCACTGCGGCACATTGCATCTCTAACCCCATCTTCACCGATTCTTTCAAACAGATGTTGGACAACTTCGTTGGCAATTTCAGCAATGACACCAGGAAGGTGGACAATCTCACCGCTCGCCTCCAGGCCACGCGCAGCCCTGAAGGCCACCATAAAGGCCTCCGCCACGGTGTCTCCCCCACTGCCCAGCTCGCCGGCCTTCATGGAAATGATCTATTCCGTGCACTTATGGCCCTGCAGCTGCCCGTGACCGCGCCTCCGGAATTCTGCCTTGAGGCCACTCTCGCCGCGCAGAGCCTCATCGTGCACGACCACCTCGACCTTTTCATCCACCTCTGTGAGGAGGCCACCTTCAACGGCGACAGTACGGCGGTCAATGAGTTCAACTTCATGGTCTTCATGGACCACATAAATACCTTGGAGAAGTTCATGCAAGAGCACATTGACCTCGCCGACGCCGCTGCCACTTCACGTGCAACCACTGGCCAAGCGAAGTAA